The Azospirillum brasilense genome window below encodes:
- a CDS encoding ATP-binding cassette domain-containing protein: protein MAPPAPITALQGVSVTFGGRPLFETIDLSIGRGDKACLVGRNGSGKSTLMKVLAGMIQPDGGTVFTQPGARIAYLPQEPDFTGCATVHDYVAAGLPADERDETHRVDAVLDRLQVPGHLDPNTLSGGEARRTALARTLVGAPDVMLLDEPTNHLDLPTIEWLEEELLAYRGGLLLISHDRSFLNRLAKRTLWLDRGTVRATDRGFAEFETWQAEVFESEEIAAQKLDRKIEGEMKWLREGISARRTRNMGRVRALLQLRTDRAERIKGGQQAKLAVAEAERGGRLVIEAERISKGFDTADGRKTIVNDFSTRILRGDRVGLIGPNGAGKTTLLKMLTGQMEPDEGTVRLGTNMETAYFDQRRDGLDPEDTIRKVLCPFGGDSVMVNGQPRHVAGYMRDFLFDTRQLDSPVKALSGGERNRLLLARLFARPSNMMILDEPTNDLDMDTLDLLEDVLGDYQGTLLLVSHDRDFLDRLVTSTIAVEGDGVIAEYPGGYSDYLVQRPPPKEKAAAPAKAKPAAAPAAAKPKGKLSYKDQRELDDLPARMDKLTAEVAKLEAALADPDLFARDAAKFQKTSDQLQAKQNELAAAEERWLELEALREELEGGRG, encoded by the coding sequence ATGGCTCCTCCCGCTCCGATCACCGCGCTCCAGGGCGTGTCCGTCACCTTCGGTGGCCGTCCGCTGTTCGAAACCATCGACCTGTCCATCGGACGGGGCGACAAGGCCTGCCTGGTCGGGCGGAACGGGTCCGGCAAATCGACGCTGATGAAGGTGCTGGCCGGCATGATCCAGCCGGACGGCGGCACCGTCTTCACCCAGCCGGGCGCCCGCATCGCCTATCTGCCGCAGGAGCCGGACTTCACCGGCTGCGCCACGGTCCACGACTACGTCGCCGCCGGCCTGCCCGCCGACGAGCGGGACGAGACGCACCGGGTGGACGCCGTGCTGGACCGGCTCCAGGTGCCCGGCCATCTCGACCCCAACACGCTGTCGGGCGGCGAGGCGCGGCGCACGGCGCTGGCCCGCACGCTGGTCGGCGCCCCCGACGTGATGCTGCTCGACGAGCCGACCAACCATCTCGACCTTCCCACCATCGAGTGGCTGGAGGAGGAGCTGCTGGCCTACCGCGGCGGTCTGCTGCTGATCTCGCACGACCGCAGCTTCCTGAACCGGCTGGCCAAGCGCACGCTGTGGCTGGACCGCGGCACGGTGCGCGCCACCGACCGCGGCTTCGCCGAGTTCGAGACCTGGCAGGCCGAGGTCTTCGAATCGGAGGAGATCGCCGCCCAGAAGCTCGACCGCAAGATCGAAGGCGAGATGAAGTGGCTGCGCGAGGGCATCTCCGCCCGGCGCACCCGCAACATGGGCCGCGTGCGCGCCCTGCTCCAGCTCCGCACCGACCGCGCCGAGCGAATCAAGGGCGGCCAGCAGGCCAAGCTCGCCGTCGCCGAGGCCGAGCGCGGCGGGCGCCTCGTCATCGAGGCCGAGCGCATCTCCAAGGGCTTCGACACGGCGGACGGCCGCAAGACCATCGTCAACGACTTCTCCACCCGCATCCTGCGCGGCGACCGGGTCGGGCTGATCGGGCCGAACGGCGCCGGCAAGACCACGCTGCTGAAGATGCTGACCGGCCAGATGGAGCCCGACGAGGGCACGGTCCGGCTGGGCACCAACATGGAAACCGCCTATTTCGACCAGCGGCGCGACGGGCTGGACCCGGAGGACACCATCCGCAAGGTGCTCTGCCCGTTCGGCGGCGACAGCGTGATGGTCAACGGCCAGCCGCGCCACGTCGCCGGCTACATGCGCGACTTCCTGTTCGACACGCGCCAGCTCGACAGCCCGGTCAAGGCGCTGTCCGGCGGTGAGCGCAACCGGCTGCTGCTTGCCCGCCTGTTCGCGCGGCCGAGCAACATGATGATCCTCGACGAGCCGACCAACGACCTCGACATGGACACGCTCGACCTGCTGGAGGATGTGCTCGGCGATTATCAGGGCACGCTGCTGCTGGTCAGCCACGACCGCGACTTCCTCGACCGGCTGGTCACCAGCACCATCGCGGTGGAGGGGGACGGCGTGATCGCCGAGTATCCCGGCGGCTATTCCGACTATCTGGTGCAGCGCCCGCCGCCCAAGGAGAAGGCCGCCGCCCCGGCCAAGGCGAAGCCCGCCGCCGCCCCGGCGGCCGCCAAGCCGAAGGGCAAGCTCAGCTACAAGGACCAGCGGGAGCTGGACGACCTGCCCGCCCGCATGGACAAGCTGACCGCCGAGGTGGCGAAGCTCGAAGCGGCGCTGGCCGATCCCGACCTGTTCGCCCGCGACGCCGCCAAGTTCCAGAAGACGTCCGATCAGTTGCAGGCGAAACAAAACGAGCTGGCCGCCGCCGAGGAGCGCTGGCTGGAGCTGGAGGCCCTGCGCGAGGAGCTGGAAGGCGGCCGCGGATGA
- a CDS encoding DMT family transporter, with translation MSLRDSLLALLVMATWGLNFVVAKWGLAEFPPLFIMALRFLAVAALILPFKRIPWSAVRPIAILSVTLGTVHFPLMFTGLNGIDAATASLAAQAQVPFSSLLAALVFKDKLGWRRAAGMAAAFAGVAVIAGEPRLSGSLVPLFMILGASFAFAVASIQMKLIVGVDGFALNGWMALFAAPQLLLLSILFEEGQMAALTDATLWGWGAIAYMAVGVTIGAYGMWYPLLRKYSVNQTMPFLLTVPVFGVLAGVLLMDDPFTLRLVLGGLLTVGGMAVIVKRRPTTLAEKVTNPT, from the coding sequence ATGAGTCTGCGCGACTCGCTGCTGGCGCTCCTGGTCATGGCGACCTGGGGCCTGAACTTCGTCGTCGCCAAATGGGGTCTGGCGGAATTCCCGCCGCTGTTCATCATGGCGCTGCGCTTCCTCGCGGTGGCCGCGCTGATCCTGCCCTTCAAGCGGATTCCCTGGAGCGCGGTGCGCCCCATCGCGATCCTGTCGGTGACGCTGGGGACCGTGCATTTCCCGCTGATGTTCACCGGGTTGAACGGCATCGACGCGGCCACCGCATCGCTGGCCGCGCAGGCCCAGGTGCCCTTCTCCTCCCTGCTGGCCGCGCTGGTCTTCAAGGACAAGCTGGGCTGGCGCCGCGCCGCCGGCATGGCCGCGGCCTTCGCGGGCGTCGCGGTGATCGCGGGCGAGCCGCGGCTGTCCGGGTCGCTGGTGCCGCTGTTCATGATCCTGGGCGCCAGCTTTGCCTTCGCCGTGGCCAGCATCCAGATGAAGCTGATCGTCGGGGTGGACGGCTTCGCGCTGAACGGCTGGATGGCGCTGTTCGCCGCCCCGCAGCTGCTGCTGCTCTCCATCCTGTTCGAGGAGGGGCAGATGGCCGCGCTCACCGACGCCACCCTGTGGGGCTGGGGCGCCATCGCCTACATGGCGGTGGGCGTGACCATCGGCGCCTATGGGATGTGGTACCCGCTGCTGCGCAAATACTCGGTCAACCAGACCATGCCCTTCCTGCTGACCGTTCCGGTTTTCGGCGTTCTGGCGGGCGTTCTGCTGATGGACGACCCCTTCACGCTCCGTCTGGTCCTGGGCGGGCTGTTGACCGTGGGCGGCATGGCCGTCATCGTGAAGCGGCGCCCGACGACGTTGGCGGAGAAGGTGACGAATCCGACCTGA
- a CDS encoding hydantoinase B/oxoprolinase family protein: MAPQQPGRWQFWIDRGGTFTDIVAKRPDGSVVTHKLLSENPERYRDAAIQGIRDLLGLAAGQPIPAEAVEAVKMGTTVATNALLERKGERTLLLITEGLGDQLRIGYQARPKIFARHIVLPELLYERVAEVPERVKADGTVLKAVDLRAVRVQLEQAYQDGFRAAAVVLMHGYRFPDHEKQVAALARSIGFTQVSVSHQVSPLMKIVGRGDTTVVDAYLSPILRRYVEQVAGELNGVRLMFMQSNGGLTDARWFQGKDAILSGPAGGIVGAVRTARMAGFDRVIGFDMGGTSTDVSHYAGEYERAFDTVVAGVRMRAPMMHIHTVAAGGGSVCFFDGARFRVGPESAGANPGPACYRRGGPLTVTDCNVMVGKLHPDFFPHVFGPEADQPLDAAIVREKFADLAEEVNEALGTEMTPHQVAEGFLKIAVDNMANAIKKISVQRGYDVTQYTLNGFGGAAGQHVCLVADALGMRKVFLHPHAGVLSAYGIGLADTVAIRERAVEARLDDALVDELTATLAALEAEGRMELARQGVPEDRLAVLRKAHIKVEGSDSPLVVDFGPLDAMAAAFEAAHRQRYGFMMEGKALVVEAVSVEAVGRTESADDQDLPSVTGALPRRLATVTLHTGGADREAPVYDRDQLQPGNRVTGPAVIKEKIATTVVEPGWIAEVTRKNHLVLTRFEELPQRLAIGTKADPVMLEVFNNLFMSIAEQMGFTLEKTAYSVNIKERLDFSCALFDADGGLIANAPHMPVHLGSMGESVRAIVERRHGEMNPGDVYMLNDPYHGGTHLPDITVITPVFDEAGERVLFYVASRGHHADVGGITPGSMPPDSTTIDQEGVLLDNIQLVERGRFLEEEVVALFTAGPQPARNVAQNLGDLKAQIAANEQGARELRRIVAQFGLETVNAYMKLVQDNAEEQVRRVIDVLTDGEFVQELDNGAVIKVRITIDKDERSARVDFTGTSPQLTSNFNAPTAVCRAAVLYVFRTLVDDEIPMNEGCLKPIEIVIPPGTMLSPSYPAAVVAGNVETSQCVTDALYGALGVLASAQGTMNNTTFGNERYQYYETVCGGSGAGPGFDGTDAVHTHMTNSRLTDPEVLEWRFPVLLDSFRIRRESGGAGRWRGGDGVVRRLKFLEPMTAAILSNHRRVPPFGLKGGAPGQIGRTWVQRTDGSVEELGPQDKTAMGEGDVLVVETPGGGGYEEA, from the coding sequence ATGGCGCCCCAACAGCCGGGCCGGTGGCAATTCTGGATCGACCGCGGCGGCACCTTCACCGACATCGTGGCCAAACGCCCGGACGGGTCGGTGGTCACGCACAAGCTGCTGTCGGAGAATCCGGAACGCTACCGCGACGCCGCCATCCAGGGCATCCGCGACCTGCTGGGCCTCGCCGCCGGCCAGCCGATTCCGGCGGAGGCGGTCGAGGCGGTGAAGATGGGCACCACCGTCGCCACCAACGCGCTTCTGGAGCGCAAGGGCGAGCGCACGCTGCTGCTGATCACCGAGGGGTTGGGCGACCAGCTCCGCATCGGCTACCAGGCCCGCCCGAAGATCTTCGCCCGCCACATCGTGTTGCCCGAGCTGCTGTATGAGCGGGTGGCCGAGGTGCCGGAGCGGGTCAAGGCCGACGGCACGGTGCTGAAGGCCGTGGACCTGCGCGCCGTGCGGGTCCAGCTGGAGCAGGCCTACCAGGACGGCTTCCGTGCCGCCGCGGTGGTTCTGATGCACGGTTACCGCTTTCCGGATCATGAGAAGCAGGTGGCGGCGCTGGCCCGCTCCATCGGCTTCACCCAGGTCTCGGTCAGCCATCAAGTCAGCCCGCTGATGAAGATCGTCGGGCGCGGCGACACCACCGTCGTGGACGCCTATCTGTCGCCGATCCTGCGCCGCTATGTCGAGCAGGTGGCGGGCGAGCTGAACGGCGTGCGGCTGATGTTCATGCAGTCGAACGGCGGGCTGACCGACGCGCGCTGGTTCCAGGGAAAGGACGCCATCCTCTCCGGCCCGGCGGGCGGCATCGTCGGCGCCGTGCGCACCGCGCGCATGGCCGGCTTCGACCGGGTCATCGGCTTCGACATGGGCGGCACCTCCACCGACGTGTCGCACTACGCCGGGGAGTATGAGCGGGCCTTCGACACGGTGGTGGCGGGGGTGCGGATGCGCGCCCCGATGATGCACATCCACACCGTGGCGGCGGGCGGCGGCTCGGTCTGCTTCTTCGACGGGGCGCGCTTCCGCGTCGGGCCGGAGAGCGCCGGCGCCAACCCCGGCCCGGCCTGCTACCGCCGCGGCGGGCCGCTGACCGTGACCGACTGCAACGTGATGGTCGGCAAGCTGCATCCCGACTTCTTCCCGCACGTCTTCGGGCCGGAGGCCGACCAGCCGCTCGACGCTGCCATCGTGCGCGAGAAGTTCGCCGATCTGGCCGAGGAGGTGAACGAGGCGCTGGGCACCGAGATGACCCCGCATCAGGTGGCCGAGGGCTTCCTGAAGATCGCCGTGGACAACATGGCGAACGCCATCAAGAAGATCTCGGTCCAGCGCGGCTACGACGTCACCCAATACACGCTGAACGGCTTCGGCGGGGCGGCGGGGCAGCATGTCTGTCTGGTCGCCGACGCGCTGGGCATGCGGAAGGTCTTCCTGCACCCGCACGCCGGCGTGCTGTCCGCCTACGGCATCGGCCTCGCCGACACGGTGGCGATCCGCGAGCGCGCGGTGGAGGCCCGGCTCGACGACGCCCTGGTGGACGAGCTGACCGCCACGCTCGCCGCGCTGGAGGCCGAGGGGCGCATGGAGCTGGCCCGCCAGGGCGTGCCGGAGGACCGTCTCGCCGTCCTGCGCAAGGCGCACATCAAGGTGGAGGGCTCCGACAGCCCGCTGGTCGTCGATTTCGGGCCGCTCGACGCCATGGCCGCCGCCTTCGAGGCGGCGCACCGCCAGCGCTACGGCTTCATGATGGAGGGCAAGGCCCTGGTGGTCGAGGCCGTGTCGGTGGAGGCGGTGGGCCGCACCGAGAGCGCCGACGACCAGGACCTGCCCAGCGTCACCGGCGCGCTGCCTCGCCGCCTCGCCACCGTCACCCTGCACACCGGCGGCGCCGACCGCGAGGCGCCGGTCTACGACCGCGACCAGCTCCAGCCCGGCAACCGCGTGACCGGCCCCGCCGTCATCAAGGAGAAGATCGCCACGACGGTGGTCGAGCCCGGCTGGATCGCCGAGGTCACGCGCAAGAACCACCTCGTGCTGACCCGCTTCGAGGAGCTGCCGCAGCGCCTCGCCATCGGCACCAAGGCCGACCCGGTGATGCTGGAGGTCTTCAACAACCTCTTCATGTCCATCGCCGAGCAGATGGGCTTCACGTTGGAGAAGACCGCCTATTCGGTGAACATCAAGGAGCGGCTGGACTTCTCCTGCGCCCTGTTCGACGCGGACGGCGGGCTGATCGCCAACGCCCCGCACATGCCGGTGCACCTCGGCTCCATGGGCGAGAGCGTGCGCGCCATCGTCGAGCGGCGCCACGGGGAGATGAACCCTGGCGACGTCTACATGCTGAACGACCCCTATCACGGGGGCACGCATCTGCCGGACATCACCGTCATCACCCCGGTCTTCGACGAGGCCGGCGAGCGGGTGCTGTTCTATGTGGCTTCGCGCGGGCATCACGCCGACGTCGGCGGGATCACCCCCGGCTCGATGCCGCCGGACAGCACGACCATCGACCAGGAGGGCGTCCTCCTCGACAACATCCAGCTCGTCGAGCGGGGCCGCTTCCTGGAGGAGGAGGTCGTCGCCCTCTTCACCGCCGGGCCGCAGCCGGCGCGCAACGTGGCGCAGAACCTGGGCGACCTGAAGGCCCAGATCGCCGCCAACGAGCAGGGCGCGCGCGAGTTGCGCCGCATCGTCGCCCAGTTCGGGCTGGAGACAGTCAACGCCTACATGAAGCTGGTCCAGGACAACGCCGAGGAGCAGGTCCGCCGCGTCATCGACGTGCTGACCGACGGCGAGTTCGTGCAGGAGCTGGACAACGGCGCGGTCATCAAGGTCCGCATCACCATCGACAAGGACGAGCGGTCGGCGCGGGTGGACTTCACCGGCACCAGCCCGCAGCTCACCAGCAACTTCAACGCCCCGACGGCGGTGTGCCGGGCGGCGGTGCTCTACGTCTTCCGCACGCTGGTGGACGACGAGATCCCGATGAACGAGGGCTGCCTGAAGCCCATCGAAATCGTCATTCCGCCGGGCACCATGCTGTCGCCGAGCTACCCCGCCGCGGTGGTGGCCGGCAATGTGGAGACCAGCCAGTGCGTCACCGACGCGCTGTACGGCGCGCTCGGCGTGCTGGCCTCGGCCCAGGGGACGATGAACAACACGACCTTCGGCAACGAGCGCTACCAGTATTACGAGACGGTCTGCGGCGGCTCCGGCGCCGGTCCCGGCTTCGACGGGACGGACGCAGTGCACACCCACATGACCAACTCGCGCCTGACCGACCCGGAGGTGCTGGAATGGCGCTTCCCGGTGCTGCTGGACAGCTTCCGCATCCGCCGCGAATCGGGCGGGGCGGGGCGCTGGCGCGGCGGCGACGGGGTGGTGCGGCGCCTGAAGTTCCTGGAGCCGATGACCGCCGCCATCCTGTCCAACCACCGCCGGGTTCCCCCCTTCGGCCTGAAGGGCGGCGCCCCCGGCCAGATCGGCCGCACCTGGGTCCAGCGCACCGACGGCTCGGTGGAGGAACTCGGTCCCCAGGACAAGACGGCCATGGGGGAGGGCGATGTGCTGGTCGTCGAGACCCCGGGCGGCGGCGGCTACGAGGAGGCGTAA
- a CDS encoding NAD(P)-dependent oxidoreductase: protein MADTATDSRSVAFLGLGTMGFPMAGHLAVRGGHRVTVFNRTAAKADAWTARFGGASAATPAEAAREAELVFLCVGGDDDVRAVAGEAMTAMKPGTIVADHSTVSATVAREMAELARERGLFFLDAPVSGGQAGAENGVLTVMVGGDADAFARAQPLMACYGRSVTHMGPAGAGQLTKMVNQICIAGLLQGLAEGMAFAQKAGLDGHKVVDVIGKGAAQSWQMDNRAKTMLDGKFDFGFAVDWMRKDLGIVLGEARNNGASLPVTALVDQFYAEVQGMGGNRLDTSSLMTRLTR from the coding sequence ATGGCCGACACCGCGACCGATTCCCGCTCCGTCGCCTTTCTGGGGCTTGGCACGATGGGCTTTCCCATGGCCGGCCATCTGGCCGTCCGGGGCGGCCACCGGGTGACCGTCTTCAACCGCACCGCCGCCAAGGCCGACGCCTGGACCGCCCGCTTCGGCGGCGCCAGCGCCGCCACCCCGGCCGAGGCCGCCCGCGAGGCCGAGCTGGTCTTCCTGTGCGTCGGCGGCGACGACGACGTGCGGGCGGTGGCCGGCGAGGCGATGACCGCCATGAAGCCCGGCACCATCGTCGCCGACCATTCCACCGTCTCCGCCACCGTCGCGCGTGAGATGGCCGAGCTGGCCCGCGAGCGCGGCCTGTTCTTCCTCGACGCGCCGGTGTCCGGCGGGCAGGCCGGGGCGGAGAACGGGGTGCTGACCGTGATGGTGGGCGGCGACGCCGACGCCTTCGCCCGCGCCCAGCCGCTGATGGCCTGCTACGGCCGCTCCGTCACCCACATGGGGCCGGCGGGCGCCGGTCAGCTGACCAAGATGGTCAACCAGATCTGCATCGCCGGCCTGCTGCAGGGTCTGGCCGAGGGCATGGCCTTCGCCCAGAAGGCCGGGCTGGATGGCCACAAGGTCGTGGACGTGATCGGAAAGGGGGCGGCGCAGTCCTGGCAGATGGACAACCGCGCCAAGACCATGCTGGACGGCAAGTTCGACTTCGGCTTCGCCGTGGACTGGATGCGCAAGGACCTGGGCATCGTCCTGGGCGAGGCCCGCAACAACGGCGCCAGCCTGCCCGTCACCGCCCTGGTGGACCAGTTCTACGCCGAGGTGCAGGGGATGGGCGGCAACCGGCTGGACACCTCCAGCCTGATGACGCGCCTGACGCGCTGA
- a CDS encoding FAD-linked oxidase C-terminal domain-containing protein — MTAVPAAQPRVAFTDEMKAEFKALLGDRFTTAAAVREHHGKDESYHPNFPPDGVAFAASTEEVSAIVKLCAKHKLPIIPFGTGTSLEGGVAALAGGVCIDVSNMKEVLRVSPEDLDVTVQAGVTRKQLNEHLRDTGLFFPIDPGADASLGGMASTRASGTNAVRYGTMRENVLGLTVVLADGRIIKTGGRARKSAAGYDLTRLFVGAEGTLGIITEVTLRLYGIPEAISAAVCPFNDIRGAVDTVIQTIQSGIPVARIELLDEVQMDAVNKYSKLDYKVAPTLFFEFHGTAAGVKEQAEMVAAIAAEFGGSEFTWATRPEDRSKLWQARHDGYYAALALRPGSKGWPTDVCVPISRLADCILETKKDIAESSMLAPLVGHVGDGNFHLVYVIDPDKPEELAEAKRLNDRMVDRALAMGGTCTGEHGIGYGKMEFLEKEAGDAFAVMGELKRAFDPENRMNPGKVVRV, encoded by the coding sequence ATGACCGCCGTACCCGCCGCCCAGCCTCGCGTCGCCTTCACCGACGAGATGAAGGCCGAGTTCAAGGCCCTGCTTGGGGACCGCTTCACCACCGCCGCGGCGGTGCGCGAGCATCACGGCAAGGACGAGTCCTACCACCCCAACTTCCCGCCCGACGGCGTCGCCTTCGCCGCCTCCACCGAGGAGGTCAGCGCCATCGTCAAACTCTGCGCGAAGCACAAGCTGCCGATCATCCCCTTCGGCACCGGCACCTCGCTGGAGGGCGGCGTCGCGGCGCTGGCCGGCGGCGTCTGCATCGACGTCTCGAACATGAAGGAGGTTCTGCGGGTCAGCCCGGAGGACCTCGACGTCACCGTCCAGGCCGGCGTGACCCGCAAGCAGCTCAACGAGCATCTGCGCGACACCGGCCTGTTCTTCCCCATCGATCCCGGCGCCGACGCCTCGCTGGGCGGTATGGCCTCCACGCGCGCCAGCGGCACCAACGCCGTGCGCTACGGCACCATGCGCGAGAACGTGCTGGGGCTGACCGTGGTGCTGGCCGACGGCCGGATCATCAAGACCGGCGGGCGCGCCCGCAAGTCCGCCGCCGGCTATGACCTGACCCGCCTGTTCGTCGGTGCTGAAGGCACGCTCGGCATCATCACCGAGGTGACGCTGCGCCTTTACGGCATTCCGGAGGCGATCTCGGCGGCGGTCTGCCCGTTCAACGACATCCGCGGCGCCGTGGACACGGTGATCCAGACCATCCAGTCCGGCATCCCGGTCGCCCGCATCGAGCTGCTGGACGAGGTCCAGATGGACGCGGTGAACAAGTATTCCAAACTGGACTACAAGGTCGCCCCGACCCTGTTCTTCGAGTTCCACGGCACCGCCGCCGGCGTGAAGGAGCAGGCGGAGATGGTCGCGGCCATCGCCGCGGAGTTCGGCGGCAGCGAATTCACCTGGGCGACCCGTCCGGAGGACCGTTCCAAGCTCTGGCAGGCCCGCCACGACGGCTATTACGCGGCGCTGGCGCTGCGCCCCGGTTCCAAGGGCTGGCCGACCGACGTCTGCGTGCCGATCTCGCGGCTGGCCGACTGCATCCTGGAGACGAAGAAGGACATCGCCGAATCCTCGATGCTGGCCCCGCTGGTCGGCCATGTCGGCGACGGCAACTTCCACCTCGTCTACGTCATCGACCCCGACAAGCCGGAGGAACTGGCCGAGGCCAAGCGCCTGAATGACCGCATGGTCGACCGGGCGCTCGCCATGGGCGGCACCTGCACCGGCGAGCACGGCATCGGCTATGGCAAGATGGAGTTCCTGGAGAAGGAAGCCGGTGACGCCTTCGCGGTGATGGGCGAGCTGAAGCGCGCCTTCGACCCGGAGAACCGGATGAACCCCGGCAAGGTCGTCCGGGTGTAA
- a CDS encoding GNAT family N-acetyltransferase produces the protein MSAIRKLLPAERGQYRAHLLRLDKADRYARFTGTVSDAVIAQRCESLDWTRTTLLGLFDRGTLRGAVELCFDRLLWPGAAELAISVEKGFQGRGVGSTLVRRSLSIAANRGIRQVHLMCLSDNTRMRALSRRFGGTMERDGGEFAITIDLPRPSQFSLALEAFEDGAGAVNAVLDGLPALLKAA, from the coding sequence ATGTCCGCCATCCGCAAGCTTCTCCCCGCCGAACGCGGCCAATACCGCGCGCATCTGCTGCGGCTGGACAAGGCGGACCGCTACGCCCGCTTCACCGGCACCGTCTCCGACGCAGTCATCGCTCAGCGTTGCGAATCGCTCGACTGGACGCGGACCACGCTGCTCGGCCTGTTCGACCGCGGCACGCTGCGCGGCGCGGTGGAGCTGTGCTTCGACCGGCTGCTGTGGCCCGGCGCGGCGGAACTGGCGATCAGCGTCGAGAAGGGGTTTCAGGGGCGGGGCGTCGGCTCCACCCTGGTCCGCCGCTCGCTGTCCATCGCCGCCAACCGGGGCATCCGGCAGGTCCACCTGATGTGCCTGTCCGACAACACCCGCATGCGCGCCCTGTCGCGCCGCTTCGGCGGAACGATGGAGCGCGACGGCGGGGAGTTCGCCATCACCATCGACCTGCCGCGTCCCTCGCAATTCTCGCTGGCGCTGGAGGCGTTTGAGGACGGAGCGGGTGCGGTGAACGCCGTGCTGGACGGGTTGCCCGCGCTGCTCAAGGCGGCCTGA
- a CDS encoding TerB family tellurite resistance protein has product MSIWGSVLGGAAGFTIGGPIGGLIGLAAGYAVGRGIRGLCGPADGTKSIAFTIGVIALSAKMARADGVVKRVEVDTFKRLFRVPPEELDTVGHVFDLARKDTHGFEEYAQQIAGLFEDRRAVLEELLDSLLAIAEADDELHETEVEYLRTVAHIFGFTDEEFERIVAGHHIAGTPNETDPYGVLGVSRRAGDEAIKAAHRRLVREHHPDVLIAQGMPQEFVDLATQKIAAINAAFDRIEKERARG; this is encoded by the coding sequence ATGAGCATCTGGGGCAGCGTCCTGGGCGGGGCGGCCGGTTTCACCATTGGCGGCCCGATCGGGGGCCTGATCGGTCTTGCCGCCGGCTACGCGGTGGGGCGCGGCATCCGCGGCCTGTGCGGCCCGGCGGATGGGACCAAGTCCATCGCTTTCACCATCGGTGTGATCGCCCTGTCGGCGAAGATGGCCCGCGCCGACGGCGTGGTGAAGCGGGTTGAGGTGGATACCTTCAAGCGCCTGTTCCGCGTCCCGCCGGAGGAGCTGGACACGGTGGGCCACGTCTTCGACCTCGCCCGCAAGGACACCCACGGCTTCGAGGAATACGCCCAGCAGATCGCCGGCCTGTTCGAGGACCGCCGCGCCGTGCTGGAGGAGTTGCTCGACAGCCTGCTGGCCATCGCCGAGGCCGACGACGAGTTGCACGAGACCGAAGTCGAGTATCTGCGCACCGTCGCCCACATCTTCGGCTTCACCGACGAGGAGTTCGAGCGCATCGTCGCCGGCCACCACATCGCCGGCACGCCGAACGAGACCGATCCCTACGGCGTGCTCGGCGTCTCCCGCCGCGCCGGCGACGAGGCGATCAAGGCCGCCCACCGCCGTCTGGTGCGCGAGCATCACCCGGACGTGCTGATCGCCCAGGGCATGCCGCAGGAGTTCGTGGATCTGGCGACGCAGAAGATCGCCGCCATCAACGCCGCCTTCGACCGGATCGAGAAGGAGCGCGCGCGCGGCTAA
- a CDS encoding N-acetylmuramoyl-L-alanine amidase, which translates to MTRTGTGCIDRPSPNHGPRPEGVGVELLILHYTGMPTAESALTRLCEPTAQVSAHYTVDEDGTVYAHVPEDRRAWHAGLSSWRGRADVNSRSIGIEIVNPGHEFGYRPFPTVQMAAVADLCLDIMGRHGIAPADVIGHSDIAPSRKEDPGELFDWPGLAARGIGLWPQPTPADDSPLDSAESAEDVAALLGRYGYDTAESRVLLSFQRHFHPERLTGEPNPETLRRLRALLRMTGR; encoded by the coding sequence ATGACGCGCACGGGCACCGGATGCATTGACCGCCCCTCCCCCAACCACGGGCCGCGGCCCGAGGGGGTGGGGGTGGAGCTGCTGATTCTCCATTACACGGGGATGCCCACCGCCGAGTCGGCGCTGACCCGGCTGTGCGAGCCCACCGCCCAGGTCAGCGCCCACTACACGGTGGACGAGGACGGCACCGTCTACGCCCATGTGCCGGAGGACCGGCGCGCCTGGCACGCCGGCCTGTCCTCCTGGCGGGGCCGGGCCGACGTCAACAGCCGCTCCATCGGAATCGAGATCGTCAATCCGGGGCACGAGTTCGGCTACCGCCCCTTCCCCACCGTCCAGATGGCCGCCGTGGCCGATCTCTGCCTGGACATCATGGGCCGGCATGGAATCGCGCCGGCCGATGTGATCGGCCACAGCGACATCGCCCCGTCCCGCAAGGAGGACCCCGGCGAGCTGTTCGACTGGCCAGGGCTGGCCGCGCGCGGAATCGGGCTGTGGCCCCAGCCCACTCCGGCGGACGATTCGCCGCTCGACTCGGCGGAATCCGCAGAGGATGTGGCGGCGCTTCTGGGACGCTATGGGTACGACACCGCCGAATCGCGGGTCCTGCTGTCCTTCCAGCGCCATTTCCACCCCGAGCGCCTGACGGGGGAGCCCAATCCCGAAACGCTGCGCCGCCTGCGCGCGCTCCTGCGGATGACCGGGCGCTGA